A stretch of DNA from Hippopotamus amphibius kiboko isolate mHipAmp2 chromosome 5, mHipAmp2.hap2, whole genome shotgun sequence:
CACCCCTGGACTATTCTCAATACAACAATTAGAGtgaccttttaaaatggaagttaGATCACTCTACTCTTCTCCTAAATACTTTCCAATGGCTTCCCTTTTCACTTACAGtgaaagccaaagtccttacaatCGCCTACAAGTACCTATACGACCTGGATTCCTGTCTCCTCTCAGATCTCATCTCCAACTGTTATCCTCATCTCTCACTTGCTGTTCCTTAAACATGCTAAGCCTACTACCAATTCAGGATTTTTGTACCTTGTGTTTCCACTGCCTAGAGTACTCTTTCCCTAGATATCCACatgctgtcttctttttttttttttcttttttaaatatttatttggctgcatcaggttttagtttggcatgcatgtggggtctagtttcCCGACTTTCAAAAGGGCacaacattttataaaaacaaataagacaGCACTACaacttttaaagagatttttttaaaatcacaaatacaAAAACTAACAGTTTTGAGTTTTGTTCTATTATTTTccatataatatattcttttttatatattcagtatttataaaaacagaatactAACAATGAATCAGTTTGTAGTATTTGTGATAATTCTAATTTATTTGATGATATAGGGAAACCCCTCCCCCCCATATAAGTAGAAAAGCAAAaccctattcattttttttttaagtaaccaaATTCCATTTATTACAAGTAACATTCCAGGAAACCCTTTTAAAATCTAAAGTGCCCTAGGAGCTATAACACagctacagaaaaataaattaagcagTGGTTCTTCCTACTCATCTAGGCTTAAGGTCTAGTTTACTCTAAGGGAAAGAGGCAATTTCAAAGCATATCTTTATATACTACCAGATAAAGCAAACGGAAAGTATATATCAaccaaaacaataataaacaacatAATTATCATGAATATATTGTTATCATTGCTATTATAGCTATCTTCTACAAACTCAGCAACTAGAAACAAAACTTACCTGTCTAAGAATATATCTGGGAGTGGTGGATAGGTCTGCATGTCAGGCACTCGCTCATGGACAATAACCATTATGAAAGATGTAAACCCGAATactataaaaacatatatacaacTCAATATGGTCTTCCAATACTCTGGGTCCAATCTCCGAATAGAATGTTTGTTTTTACCATTCACATACTGGTATTGATCAGAATTCAAATCAGTGATGGGTCCGTCACAGTCATGTAAAGGTTCCCCATTACAGAGCCACTCTGCGCTCTGAAGAGCACTGATGAAAGGGGTCATGGAACTCATGGGACTGTCACTGTTGTACCCCATCTCTTCTAAAACATCAATATGTACTTTCTGCAATTTCCGGACTGAGAGCATCAACCTTTTAATGTCCCCTAAGACTTTGATTTCCAGAGGAGGAGACCGGAGATCATACTCAGTCAACGTTAGCAATGTGATTCCATCAAGACGGTGCTTGTTGCATAAAATGTCCACATACTCAAAAAAGCCTTCCTCCTTCAGCCAAATAGCTACATGCTTGGTAGTCCAGCGGCGAATGCAGAGCTGATTAGGACCAGCCATTTCCTCTTCCACTGCCTgtcaaaggaaaacaggaaaataaaacaaaaactttgggGTGTCCTAACAACTCCTTTGAAGACcaaatacacataaacacatcAGAAACAGTAATTCATCTACACTGCCCTATTGGCTTCTAGATGAGAGTAAAAGAAACAGGAAGTATTCATTAATGAGTAGTTTTCAATAGATTAACATTCTAATAATCTTATGCATATAACCCCAATAGCAAAAGGAAAGCTAATGACCAAACATCTTTACaaaatggtttttaatattttacagatGGCTTTTCCACACCATAGCAAGCCATAACTTAATTAGAAAAAGCCGACCGATGAGAACAATTGAGAAAGATAACTGAATACTTTTCATAAAATGAGATATATAGAAAGATCtgttatacataaaaataaaacaaatttcagaaATCCTTAGGTTCATGGAATAAGTATCTCCAGtgtctcaaaacaaaaacaaaaacaaacaaaaacaaaacaaaaagaccccCCAAAAGGCAAACAGATAACTAATTCCAGGAAACCCCTTAGATTAAGCATATTTCTATCTATTATACAAATAATTTCTACAACAGATATAAAGCCTTTACTAGATAAGGAATTTCCTTCTTAAACTATCGTTGAGATTTAGTGATAAAACATTTCAATGTACCATAAATTTGAGGGGCCATATTTTACACTGCAATtatagtatttcctttttttttttttgcctcgccacacggcttgcaggatcttagttccccaaccagggattgaacccgagccctcagcagtgaaagcacggagccctaaccactggacccccagggaattccctatactGTAATTACAAAAGGCCAATAATGTACTGTTTCAAAAAGTACTAACAATTTTTACTACTTTGATCCCACACTGTtctgtttatgttctttttccattttaaaatgttcagtaaCTTGGGCCTATATCAGGTTTATAAACTTTATTAGATATACAGGAGACAAAGGCCTACATGGAAAAAAACCTAGTTCCCTAAAGTACTTTCTTGACTACTAAAGCCTGTGAGTTTTCTGACATTTTCCAGATCTCTAAAGATCGTATTTCCTActgagatgatttttaaaaaacacagtagGTAAactttaaagcattaaaaaaagaagaaagaatgctaCAACAAACACCCATGTGACCACTACctagcttgaaaaaaaaaatcaaatagtttCAAGACAAACGTTCTGTTTCTTAATAAGGGTATTAGTTATACAGGTGAAAATTCATCAATCTGTATACTAATGATCTACAGTTCACATATGTTGaacttgattttaaaagtttgctttaaaaaggaaaacaaaacatcaatACAAGTGAATGTCCTTCCCTGACAGcaaccccttcctctcctcccagatATAATAATTCCTAATTTGTGCTTATCATTCCCTTATAACATGCAATTTTGGCTATGAAAAACTGTCTATGCTTTCTTATGCTGAGGAAAGCAAAAAACTGCTACTTCTGCATTTTTCTTCTATCCACACAAACTCTCGCCATGAATACTAACAATCACCTGAAAAAGGCAGATACTCAACTACCTAAGTACCTCTCACACCATCAAAAATATTTAGCCAACAAGAAacatgctcattaaatatttatttcttaattactAAAAAGCAATCCTAGTTTTTGGAAACCTTAAATCACAGTGTTTCCAAACAGAGCTTTCAGTAGTATTAATCCACAATAGcttttcagtcttaaaaaattaacagCACATGCATCCATAAGGAcaagttttatttaaaaggctAATTCTGCAGAGCTACAAAAAAATCttactcaatttttctttttacctataGAATATCATTACCATCCCAAAGGCCAAGAAATTATGATTTACTCACTTTCAATTCATGGAATTTATATGCATtgacatatataattttatgtcatttatcacacacatatagttccattttaaatgattttgctATGTTTTAGTCCATATAGATAGTCAGATGGTTCCATCTTACACACTACATACATATTTTTCCCCCAAGGTATTTCATCTCTGAATATTCAACAAACAGGTGCTACAAACTCTGCAACAATTACGATGTAACAAGTATGAGAAGCTCATCTCATACAAAACAAGGCCAGATTCCTTTTGTCATTTTACTTCTATTTGGCtacctttctcctttttccaaCAGCTTACCACCAATGGGTTCCTAGTCACTCCCATCCTTTTAGCCTTATTCTTCAGTACAGTTTCATCTCACACACTGCTCAAAATGAtctctttcatgtttttttttttttcttcctgtcttaTATCACCTTCAATCTGGCTAACAATCTGTTCTTTATACCCTCAATCTGGCTAGCAAACAGGCTTTAATGCTGGTGTTTTAGCTGCTAGAAAATGAGTTACCACACAAGAAAGCCTCCTGGAAGTCTTTGAGCATGCTGTGGCAATGCCCTAAAAGCATGACACATTGCACTGTTGTGCTTCATCAGGTCAGAGCACATCCTTTAACTGTATGCTACTACATACAGTTAGAAGCCCACATTTAGTTAAAACTATGAATACCTGCATTAAAGAGGTATATTAGAAGATGATAAAAGGCTTCAGGGCAATTTAACATTTATGTTGTACCACAGGAACTACAAGGAACAGGAGACTTTTAACGAAGAATATGACAGCTATAAGTTTCATACAAATATACATAATGAAGAAATTAGGTAAGTaaatgttttagaatattttcagctttaacCTGTAATTAATATGAATCAACTATCAGTTAAAGGGACTTCTGTTTCTGACCAAGATATAATAAGAGAAACCAGTTTAACTTTTCCACCtgaaacagccaaaaaaatagataaaatacataGGGAGAAAACCAGTTTCAAGACAGTGGGCACCAGACAACAAAGGAGATCCCTGAGAGTAGGAAACAAGGTAAGCCCTACTGTCCCAGCCATGAGTGGTACAGGGTATAAACTGGGTGATGCCCAGAAGATGTGGTGAGTTGCAATGGAACTGAGAGTCTAGGAAAATCAAGGCTGCTAGTGTACGTGGGATAGAATACTAGCAAggagaaagacacacagagaacttgttatggactgaatgtttatattcccccaagttcatatgttgaaattctaaccctcaATGGGATAGTATtagaaggtgattaggtcatgaaggaaGAACCCTTGTGAATGAATTAATGCCCTTATTAGCGATACCCCAGAGAGTTCTCTCATCCCTTTTGCTATGTAAAGACACAGCCAGAAGATGACCATCTATGAACTAGGAAGCAGGTCCTcacagacaccaaatctgctggcattttgatcttggactcctcagccttcagagctgtgagaaatagatttgttgtttaagccacctggccTATGGTATTTTCATTACaacagcccaagcagactaagatgGAACTCCAGAGATTTGCAAAGGATCTCCCTTGAATAGGCAGTTGAATGCTGATTAGCACATGTATGTGAGGAAACCAATCAAGACTGAAAAAAGAACCACCCAGAAAGATTATGCCCAGTATTCACACAAGACCACTAAAAGTGCCTACTGCAAAcaaccagaatggaaaaaaaaaaaatctcatgattCACAGGGCACTGGATAGAGTACACAATAAGATCTTTCCATAGTAGTAAGGCAAAATTAACCCTAAAACAgtagttctcaactgggggcaatttgctccccaccccccccaaacactTGGCaatttctggagacatttttggttgtcacaactaggggATCATCTAAAGACTAGAGGCTAGGGATGCTGTTAAATactctacaatgcacaggacagcccctcacaacaaagaattatctgactcAAAATGTTATAGTGCTGATATTGAGAAATCCTGGCCTAAACCGAAGCATGTCTCTGGTCCAGccaaacaaatcttaaaagcagaacCAAAAGGATCAAATTGTTTTCAAGTAATTTAACTATATACCACAACAAAGTGGAAGACTATTAATAGGAACACAAAAGTATTCAGCAGGTAAAATCACATCTGGCAACCAACCAAACATTACCAAGCATGCAACAAGTAGGAAGATTCATCTATAAAGAgtagaaaatcaaatgaaattgaCCTGACACAGATAATAAAATTATCAGACAGGAAATTAACACAAGTTATGATAACTGTATTACATatgttcaaaaagttaaatagagATATGGACACATAAAAAAGGATCCAACTCAAACTTCTAGGGATGAAATTACAAGATATGTAATAAAAAAACACACTGGATGGGATTAACAGCTGATTAGATACTGCAGAAGTATAGTAAACTTGAAGATACAGGaattattcaaaaagaaacaccaggaaaaacagaatttttaagaatgaagagagggacttccctggcggtccagtggttaagacttcaccttccaatgcagggggtgggagttcaatccctggtgggacagctaagatcccacatgcctcgtggccaaaaaaccaaaacataaaacagaagcaatattgtaacaaattccataaagactttaaaatctttaaaataaaaaaaaattttaataaataaataaaaattaagagaatattacccagcctttaaaaggaatcttgaagacattctgctaagtgaaataagccagacacaaaaggacaaatattgtatgattcactTAGATGAGGCACCTAgagtagccaaattcatagagacagaaagtaaatggtggtttccagggactgaGCAGCAGAAGACAAaggggaattattgtttaatgggtacaaagtttccatttgggatgatgaaacagttctggaaatggatggtggtgatggttgcacaacaatgtaacTGTACTTATTAATGTCACTGAAcagtgcacttaaaaatggttaaagcataagtttgttatgtatattttaccatgataaaaaaaaaagaaaagaaacaaagtgaaaagaatatCATTGAGAGGTGGGACAACTTCAAACAACCTAATGGATGCATAACTGTAGTCca
This window harbors:
- the SAMD8 gene encoding sphingomyelin synthase-related protein 1 isoform X6 yields the protein MPARSRHRPSLHSGSPTRAPPPPLEAFHSGEAGRAPDSHSGSDSDSEVGPGSPTRTAEAVEEEMAGPNQLCIRRWTTKHVAIWLKEEGFFEYVDILCNKHRLDGITLLTLTEYDLRSPPLEIKVLGDIKRLMLSVRKLQKVHIDVLEEMGYNSDSPMSSMTPFISALQSAEWLCNGEPLHDCDGPITDLNSDQYQYVNGKNKHSIRRLDPEYWKTILSCIYVFIVFGFTSFIMVIVHERVPDMQTYPPLPDIFLDSVPRIPWAFAMTEVCGMILCYIWLLVLLLHKHRQRRLLWTFYHIRRFSINPVLRKFSCITELAGRKENLQEPQIHKHMKKTQKK
- the SAMD8 gene encoding sphingomyelin synthase-related protein 1 isoform X8, whose protein sequence is MPARSRHRPSLHSGSPTRAPPPPLEAFHSGEAGRAPDSHSGSDSDSEVGPGSPTRTAEAVEEEMAGPNQLCIRRWTTKHVAIWLKEEGFFEYVDILCNKHRLDGITLLTLTEYDLRSPPLEIKVLGDIKRLMLSVRKLQKVHIDVLEEMGYNSDSPMSSMTPFISALQSAEWLCNGEPLHDCDGPITDLNSDQYQYVNGKNKHSIRRLDPEYWKTILSCIYVFIVFGFTSFIMVIVHERVPDMQTYPPLPDIFLDSVPRIPWAFAMTEVCGMILCYIWLLVLLLHKHRYTKKLEFLAHFILGSQPLWNLLHFGCP
- the SAMD8 gene encoding sphingomyelin synthase-related protein 1 isoform X5 → MPARSRHRPSLHSGSPTRAPPPPLEAFHSGEAGRAPDSHSGSDSDSEVGPGSPTRTAEAVEEEMAGPNQLCIRRWTTKHVAIWLKEEGFFEYVDILCNKHRLDGITLLTLTEYDLRSPPLEIKVLGDIKRLMLSVRKLQKVHIDVLEEMGYNSDSPMSSMTPFISALQSAEWLCNGEPLHDCDGPITDLNSDQYQYVNGKNKHSIRRLDPEYWKTILSCIYVFIVFGFTSFIMVIVHERVPDMQTYPPLPDIFLDSVPRIPWAFAMTEVCGMILCYIWLLVLLLHKHRSILLRRLCSLMGTVFLLRCFTMFVTSLSVPGQHLQCTGKVYGSVWEKLHRAFAIWSGFGMTLTGVHTCGDYMFSGHTVVLTMLNFFVTECKYLFSASVHIK